In Corylus avellana chromosome ca2, CavTom2PMs-1.0, the following proteins share a genomic window:
- the LOC132169346 gene encoding uncharacterized protein LOC132169346 translates to MALKTHAVQKGFDYNYKHNDTSRVSAVCKLDHCSWRIHASTDATRTSFQIKTYYPVHICGNQYENSRCDVEYLVRAYKRDFKDDPTWTPYALKQRVKRDLNIDVPIDRCYRAKKEALHQVFGRHSKQYRLTRRYAMAILSTNPGSSAFVHRDGVFFQRMYICLDACKKGFRHGCRPIICLDACHLKGEYGGQLLCAIGKDGNDDMFPIAIAVAEAETRDSWQWFIAILLEDLCGPEGGLGWTIMSDRQKGLGIAVEAVLPHAEHRFCVRHLHANLKAKGYTGKAMKDELWGAARAANVYAFDHHMQNILSMEKGAHDYLSGVPKASWSRHAFNCQTKSDMLLNNLAESFNAWIKEARIKPILTMLEEIRLQIMARFQQKRNGIRSTHYTICPKIQKKLERSKSDARNCISRWQNELEFEIEDIYEPRRLVRLDHRTCTCGRWQMDKYMQGYAARVYGMEGPQTWPADDPCDEIQPPIIRRAPGRPKISRRKAVDEPTNPYKLTRSGYIVKCGNCGGLGHNYKGCHLPLNPDRKRWKPKKYKPKKDATQAQGSQAQPHPEAEAHGSSQPSQ, encoded by the exons ATGGCACTGAAGACGCATGCTGTGCAGAAAGGGTTTGATTACAACTACAAGCACAATGACACGAGTAGGGTGAGTGCAGTCTGTAAATTAGACCATTGCTCATGGAGGATTCATGCCTCTACTGATGCTACCAGGActtcttttcaaattaagacgtactacccggttcatatttgtggtaatcaGTACGAAAACTCCAGATGCGATGTTGAGTATCTTGTTCGTGCTTATAAGAGGGACTTCAAGGATGACCCCACGTGGACACCATATGCATTGAAACAGAGGGTGAAGAGAGACCTTAACATCGATGTTCCTATTGACCGTTGCTATAGAGCGAAGAAGGAGGCATTGCATCAAGTTTTTGGTAGGCACTCTAAGCAATATCGCCTCACACGGAGATACGCAATGGCAATACTCAGCACGAaccctggtagtagtgcttTTGTACACAGAGATGGAGTATTCTTTCAGCGGatgtatatttgtcttgatgCATGTAAGAAGGGGTTCAGACATGGTTGTCGgcccataatttgtttagatgcttgtcatctAAAGGGGGAATATGGGGGGCAATTGTTGTGTGCCATAGGCAAGGATGGCAACGACGACATGTTCCCCATTGCAATTGCTGTGGCCGAGGCAGAGACAAGAGATTCATGGCAGTGGTTCATTGCCATTTTATTGGAGGACTTATGCGGGCCAGAAGGCGGACTTGGTTGGACTATAATGTCTGACAGACAGAAG GGGCTTGGAATTGCAGTTGAGGCTGTGTTGCCACATGCTGAGCATCGCTTTTGTGTTCGGCATCTACATGCGAACCTCAAAGCGAAAGGCTACACCGGGAAAGCTATGAAGGATGAGTTGTGGGGGGCTGCACGTGCAGCCAATGTTTATGCGTTTGACCATCACATGCAGAATATATTGTCAATGGAGAAAGGTGCACACGATTACCTTAGTGGTGTACCGAAGGCATCATGGTCCAGACATGCTTTCAACTGCcaaaccaaaagtgatatgttatTAAACAACTTGGCCGAGAGCTTCAACGCGTGGATTAAGGAAGCTAGGATTAAGCCTATACTGACTatgcttgaagaaattcgtCTGCAAATAATGGCACGCTTCCAGCAGAAAAGGAATGGAATCCGGTCGACGCACTACACAATATGCCCAAAGATccagaaaaaattggagaggtcAAAAAGTGATGCAAGGAATTGTATTAGTCGGTGGCAGAATGAGTTGGAGTTTGAGATCGAGGACATATACGAGCCACGGCGTTTAGTCCGGTTAGATCATCGCACATGCACATGTGGAAGATGGCAG ATGGACAAGTATATGCAAGGATATGCAGCTCGAGTGTATGGCATGGAAGGTCCACAGACATGGCCAGCTGATGATCCATGCGATGAAATCCAGCCACCTATCATTAGAAGGGCTCCTGGTCGACCAAAGATTAGTAGGCGAAAAGCTGTAGATGAGCCAACTAACCCCTACAAGCTAACCCGTAGTGGATATATTGTTAAATGTGGAAATTGTGGGGGTTTAGGGCATAATTATAAAGGTTGTCATTTACCTTTGAACCCAGACCGGAAGAGGTGGAAACCGAAGAAATATAAGCCGAAAAAAGATGCTACTCAAGCACAG GGATCACAAGCTCAACCCCACCCAGAAGCAGAAGCCCACGGatcatcacagccaagt CAATAA